Below is a genomic region from Cynocephalus volans isolate mCynVol1 chromosome 14, mCynVol1.pri, whole genome shotgun sequence.
GAACCCCTTCTTAGGGTAGTGCTTTAAAATGTGCAAGTAAAAGACCAAGGATTGCAAAAGAAACCAATTAGATTGAAGTAAAGTTCTCAgatattaaaaaagcaaatgtgtAATGTAGTAATATATATATGCCTCAGTACATTAAATTGTAAGTGGGCCTAATTATTGTAATTTTGATGAGTGACGAGTATAAATGATGTATGCAGTGACTGATGTGGTGATGagaatatctgtgatttctatgTGTTACAAAGGCACAGTACTGCAATCCCATAATTTGAGGAAATGCCAGGTGAAAACCCCTTGCTGTGGAAACTGGCCTCTTTGAGAGTGAGCCCCACTCTGGGGCCGTGTCACCCAACCCTGGGCCTCCTGTCACGGAGGAGTGAGCCTCTCCGTGAGTACCAAGGCGGGGTAGAAAGCCCTGCCATGCTGCCAGGTCTGACCTTGCCTCTCTCTGCTGCAGGTGGGCGGACAACTTCACGGCCAAGGGCTGTGGAGGGAGCAAGGAGCACAGCTTCCAGCATCCCTTCCTCCAGGTATCTGGCCCTGTCCCTCCCTACCTCCTGTCTCCCAGGCTCCAAAACAGGTGCACCCATGAAGCTGGGCTATTTTCCTGACCTAGGAGGAGCCATCACCTGCTCCCAGAAGAGCCATCTGCTTCTGTCTGTCCCTCCCCAGAATAGAAGCCAGGATCTTCCTCCTCAAAAACGAAGTCAGGGTTTGGAGGGGGCAGAGGATACAGTCCTCTGCGAGAGGCCTGCATAAGTCCTGGCGAGCAGTCATGTCCTTACCATGTCCAAGTCAGGACAGGTGGAAAACATCAACCCCAGTGGCAAAAGTCTGCTCTCCATCCACTGGGAGCCCAGACCCCAACTGGAACAGGGCAGAAACCATAAATAGAAGACACTCTGTTGCTAGACTGGGAATTGGAAGACTGACTAAAACATTAGCCTCTGCCAGCAGCTTGCTCTGTTGCCTTACATAAGTCTTGGACCCTCTCTGGGCTTAGTTATTCCACCTGCAACTTGGCTAAGGGTTTGTCTGGATCAGCGGTTTTCAGACAGGGCTCTACACAGCCTTGGGGTTTCCACTGAGATGTTTTGGGGGCTTTGGGGCTAACCTAGGAGGCAGTCTCTGGCCTGCACCAGCAGTTctacttttgtctgttttgcagATTGGCTTCTATCTAAGGTCTTATTTGAAGAGAggtttgttaaaaaacaaacaaaaaattgttaaaagtaATCCTCtaggtcccttccagctctaaagGCCTTGGGTTTTTGTCCCTGCAGGCTGTGGGCATGTTCCTGGGAGAGTTCTCCTGCCTGGCTGCCTTCTACCTCCTCCGGTGCAGAGCCACAGGGCAGTCAGACTCCAACATGGACCCCCAGCAGCCCTTCAACCCACTTCTTTTCCTGCCCCCAGCCCTCTGTGACATGACAGGGACAAGCCTTATGTATGTGGGTGAGTAGtcaggtgtattagtctgttttctgttgctgacaacagagtacctgaaactgggtaatttaagaaaatgaaacttatttcttacagttttggagcctgggaagtccagggtccagggaacatatctggtgagggcttccttggtgggaactctacagagtcctgtggcaacacagTATATCACATAATGAGGGCTGGGCAAAAGGATTAATgtattcatgaggacagagtcctcacgatccaatcacctcccaaaggccccaccttttaaatgccatagttggatttccctccctcttaactcTGCTACGATGGGGTTCAAGCTCCagcatgagcttggggggacattcataCCACAGCAGCAGGCCAGGATGAGAAGGGCTCAGTGAAGGCTATGGCCTGAGGGGGCCACTGGGgaaacagccaccaccacccttACCCTGCCACTCTCCCATAGGCTTCACACACACGCGCAAGCAAGATTTATTGTGCACTTGCTATGTGCTTGGCATGTCCCTAGCTGTGAGGACCCCTCAGTGACACACAAAGCCTTCTCACTTAGATGCTAACATGTGTCTCTTCTTTCCTAGCCCTGAACATGACCAGTGCGTCCAGTTTCCAGATGCTGCGGGGTGCAGTGATCATATTCACAGGCCTGTTCTCAGTGGCCTTCCTGGGCCGGAGGTTGGTGCTGAGCCAGTGGCTGGGCATCCTGGCTACCATTGCAGGGCTGGTAGTAGTGGGCCTGGCCGACCTCCTGAGCAAGCACGATGATCAGCACAAGCTCAGCGAAGTGATCACAGgtgcagctgggggtggggacccAGGCTGCCTTCTCCTGTCCTGTCCTCCTGGGAGCCTAGCCCAGAATCATTCCACAGACTTGTGCCAGCTCTGCCGTATGCCAAGCCCCGGCGAGGGCATGCACCTGCTCTCAAGGAGACAGAGTGTAGGGAAGACCGGAGAGGGATGTGGCTGCCCCAAAGAAGAGAGTGGCAAGCAGTGTGAGAAAGGAAGTCAGAGGAGAGGCTGTCCTGGCCTGTGTGATGTATACTGTACATACATAAAACTGCTGGATTTGAGAGAGGAAAGGaacaaatgcttattgagcacttaccaagTGCCCACCATCTTGGTAACTCTCACAGTCATCGAAGCCCAATTTACAATGGAGTGACCACCCTGGGTCACTCAGAGCCAGGATTAGATAGCCAGAAATGTCTGTCTTAAAGCCTGTTGCTTCTTAAAAGACCAGCTTACCCTGTGGTGCAGCTGTCAGGCTCACACAGGCCTCTGGACTTTCTGTATCCTTAGCCCTGCCCTGCTGGCCTGCCACTGAAGGGCCAGGGGATCAGGCACAGACAGTCGAGATTGTGCCTTATGAACCATATGAGGCCCTGCAAAGGTTAGGGGTTGGCGTGTTGTTCTGTACCATCCACCCCCCAGCCCCAGTGTAGCCCTGGCCTCACCTTGACCCCTCCTTTCCTACAGGGGACCTTTTGATCATCATGGCCCAGATCATCGTTGCCATCCAAATGGTGTTAGAAGAGAAGTTCGTCTACAAACACAATGTGCATCCACTACGGGCAGTTGGCACTGAAGGTGTGTAGGCCCTGGgacctgggaggagggggctggagaggaggggaTGTGCTGGAGGATAGCATGTGAGGTGAACTGCACAAGTGGAGCATAGGGCAGGGTGCCAGGGACCAC
It encodes:
- the SLC35F6 gene encoding solute carrier family 35 member F6, coding for MAWTRYQLFLAGLMLVTGSINTLSAKWADNFTAKGCGGSKEHSFQHPFLQAVGMFLGEFSCLAAFYLLRCRATGQSDSNMDPQQPFNPLLFLPPALCDMTGTSLMYVALNMTSASSFQMLRGAVIIFTGLFSVAFLGRRLVLSQWLGILATIAGLVVVGLADLLSKHDDQHKLSEVITGDLLIIMAQIIVAIQMVLEEKFVYKHNVHPLRAVGTEGLFGFVILSLLLVPMYYIPAGSFSGNPRGTLEDALDAFCQVGWQPLIALALLGNISSIAFFNFAGISVTKELSATTRMVLDSLRTVVIWALSLALGWEAFHPLQILGFLVLLMGTALYNGLHRPLLTCLSRRQSPGEEGERQGLLSGSRTPINDTS